One genomic segment of Pedobacter endophyticus includes these proteins:
- the porL gene encoding type IX secretion system motor protein PorL/GldL — protein sequence MAAKKTPSWLNPAISFGASIVIIGALCKILHIGGIFGSYAIGIGLGVEAFLFALTGFYPPEPEPAWERVYPELRPDYKGELPTTSARPVAAVSSASNTAALDKMLSDAKIGPELIESLGAGLRTFGDKVATISNVADASTATNEFTSKVKTASAGFDNLSASFEKATANLKAMGESNVDSQAYHDQVNNLAKNLSALNAVYELELQDSSAHLKSMNKFYSNLSLTMQNFNESMEDSKQFKEEVNKLAKNLSSLNAIYGNMLSAMNGPRV from the coding sequence ATGGCAGCAAAAAAAACACCAAGCTGGTTAAACCCGGCAATTTCATTTGGAGCAAGTATTGTAATTATTGGGGCATTGTGCAAAATTCTACACATTGGTGGAATCTTCGGAAGTTATGCAATTGGAATTGGTTTGGGCGTTGAGGCATTTTTATTCGCCTTAACTGGATTTTATCCACCTGAGCCTGAACCAGCATGGGAAAGAGTTTACCCTGAGTTAAGACCAGATTATAAGGGCGAGCTGCCAACGACGTCTGCAAGACCTGTTGCGGCAGTATCTTCAGCCTCAAATACAGCGGCATTAGATAAAATGTTATCTGACGCAAAAATAGGACCTGAATTAATTGAAAGCTTAGGCGCTGGTTTACGCACTTTTGGCGATAAAGTAGCTACAATTTCTAACGTTGCAGATGCATCGACAGCTACAAACGAATTTACAAGCAAGGTTAAAACCGCTTCAGCAGGTTTCGATAACCTGAGCGCTTCTTTCGAAAAAGCCACAGCAAATTTAAAAGCAATGGGTGAGAGCAATGTCGATTCTCAGGCTTACCACGATCAGGTAAATAATTTGGCAAAAAACTTATCGGCGTTAAATGCAGTGTACGAATTGGAATTGCAAGATTCTAGCGCACATTTAAAATCGATGAACAAGTTTTATTCTAACTTATCGCTTACTATGCAAAACTTTAACGAATCGATGGAAGACTCGAAACAGTTTAAAGAAGAGGTAAACAAGTTAGCTAAAAACCTATCATCACTAAATGCAATTTATGGCAATATGTTATCAGCCATGAACGGCCCACGTGTATAA
- the porK gene encoding T9SS ring complex lipoprotein PorK/GldK: protein MKKIYLLAIVGITVLLSSCGRGGQGELVGAYNRKFKNNRIPLGMVYIPPGHTPLGGSDEDITFSQNGPSRMTTISAFFMDQTEISNAEYRQFTNWVRDSIAVTMMGLPAQYTVTPRNGTATTVGGDRNIDWKKVGPNGSNLWRSRGRGTNQAQQSQLDGMYYSGLDALPGKKEFDVRKFEYTYAELNMDKAAAGHKDPNSKRQDYIDRFTIAIYPDTMVWKTDYSYSQNDPMVRGYYNHPSYDDYPVVGVSWEQAKAFSHWRTRLYDGVAVARKLPAGSRSDYRLPAETEFEYAARGGNTKTKYPWGGPYIRNTKGCLQANFKPGRGDYSSDGGIYTVGVRSYFPNDYGLYNMAGNVSEWTITSYNKSASPLLHDLNPNFTYDAGANDSKYKKRKVVKGGSWKDTGYFLQNAVATYEYQDTQRSYIGFRCVSSYPGTDLRN from the coding sequence ATGAAGAAAATATACCTTCTAGCTATTGTAGGTATAACTGTTTTGCTATCAAGCTGTGGCCGTGGAGGTCAGGGCGAGTTAGTAGGCGCTTATAACCGAAAATTTAAAAACAATAGGATTCCCCTAGGCATGGTTTATATCCCGCCAGGACATACTCCGCTTGGAGGTTCTGATGAAGATATTACCTTCTCCCAAAATGGGCCAAGCAGAATGACCACGATCAGTGCATTCTTTATGGATCAAACCGAAATTTCTAACGCAGAATATCGCCAGTTTACAAACTGGGTTCGCGATTCTATAGCCGTTACCATGATGGGCTTGCCGGCACAGTATACAGTTACACCCAGAAACGGAACTGCAACTACAGTAGGCGGCGATAGAAATATTGACTGGAAAAAAGTAGGTCCTAATGGCTCCAACCTTTGGCGTTCGCGAGGAAGAGGGACAAACCAGGCACAACAAAGCCAGTTAGATGGCATGTATTATTCGGGCCTCGATGCGCTTCCGGGAAAAAAGGAGTTCGACGTTCGTAAATTCGAATATACCTATGCGGAGTTAAATATGGATAAGGCGGCAGCTGGGCACAAAGATCCAAATAGTAAGCGTCAGGATTATATCGATCGCTTTACCATTGCCATTTATCCCGATACGATGGTGTGGAAAACCGATTACTCTTATTCGCAAAACGACCCGATGGTTCGTGGCTACTATAATCACCCATCTTACGATGATTACCCTGTAGTTGGTGTAAGCTGGGAGCAGGCCAAAGCATTCTCACACTGGCGTACCCGACTTTACGATGGTGTGGCCGTGGCCAGGAAGTTGCCTGCGGGTTCGAGATCGGATTATAGGTTACCTGCAGAAACCGAGTTTGAATATGCAGCACGTGGCGGTAATACAAAGACCAAATACCCATGGGGTGGCCCTTATATCAGAAATACCAAAGGCTGTTTACAAGCGAACTTTAAACCGGGTCGCGGCGATTACTCCAGCGACGGAGGTATTTACACTGTTGGTGTACGTTCTTATTTCCCGAACGATTACGGCTTATATAACATGGCCGGAAACGTTTCTGAATGGACAATTACCTCGTATAACAAAAGTGCATCTCCGTTACTTCACGATTTGAACCCCAACTTTACCTACGATGCTGGCGCAAACGACAGCAAATACAAAAAACGTAAAGTAGTGAAGGGTGGATCGTGGAAAGATACGGGATACTTCCTTCAAAACGCAGTAGCTACTTACGAGTATCAGGATACGCAAAGATCTTATATCGGATTTAGGTGTGTATCTTCTTATCCGGGTACAGACTTAAGAAACTAA